One Panicum virgatum strain AP13 chromosome 3N, P.virgatum_v5, whole genome shotgun sequence DNA segment encodes these proteins:
- the LOC120666100 gene encoding uncharacterized protein LOC120666100: protein MEPPEGTGGGAGAAAKKPKPSPAPPIAALADNILRDILLRLPDMASLANAALACKRWHRVAADPAVFRHFDALRRPPLVGFLLTDRGDTHFPRRSPNLLFVHATRNNPNLAAAAADGDLFFEDLPAVDSDAEEGYDWDEWRVRGCDGGRFLLSRGRAGLDLAVYDPIARTAVFLRPPRVFRGCTHMVRYAIVVDEADGSFLVIGFDFDGAVFSSRTGKWVKINMERVKLEKRHVRYEYEIFDTINSFTSDGMAAGRFAYWRSDTKKHRHFDPVERILVLDTTTMEWSVITAPFPPGESYGVVDMPEHGGLCLFSSEEQCLELWVRDGIGGWVVKKDFPLLNDWMKKVRRAEWMKRVRVLAVRAGYVYMEFWSIRKANSYFLVFNMRTKKMSVFPNNAEDPHRGSAFPFFMRLEPLLGPDEDQNVHLNV from the coding sequence ATGGAACCGCCCGAGGgaacaggcggcggcgccggcgccgccgctaaGAAGCCCAAGccctcgccagcgccgccgaTTGCGGCCCTCGCCGACAACATCCTCCGTGACATCCTCCTCCGGCTTCCCGACATGGCTTCGCTCGCAAACGCCGCCCTCGCCTGCAAGCGCTGGCACCGCGTGGCCGCCGACCCCGCCGTCTTCCGCCACTTCgacgccctccgccggcccccGCTTGTCGGGTTCCTCCTCACTGACCGCGGTGATACGCACTTCCCCCGCCGCTCCCCCAACCTCCTCTTCGTCCACGCCACCCGCAACAACCCCAAtctggccgcggccgccgcggatgGCGATTTATTCTTCGAGGACCTCCCCGCCGTCGATTCGGACGCCGAGGAGGGGTACGACTGGGACGAGTGGCGCGTCCGCGGCTGCGACGGCGGCCGCTTCCTCCTctcccgcggccgcgccggcctcgacctcgccgtctATGACCCCATCGCGCGGACCGCCGTCTTCCTTCGCCCACCCCGCGTATTCCGCGGGTGCACCCACATGGTCCGCTACGCCATTGTTGTCGACGAGGCCGATGGGTCCTTCCTGGTCATCGGCTTTGATTTCGACGGCGCTGTATTCTCCTCCCGCACCGGCAAATGGGTTAAAATCAATATGGAAAGGGTCAAGCTGGAAAAGCGCCATGTCAGATACGAGTACGAGATATTCGACACCATTAACTCGTTCACAAGCGATGGAATGGCCGCTGGCCGGTTTGCTTACTGGAGGTCGGACACCAAGAAGCACAGACACTTCGATCCCGTTGAGAGGATCTTGGTGCTTGACACGACCACCATGGAATGGTCAGTCATCACTGCTCCATTTCCCCCAGGGGAGTCCTACGGTGTGGTCGACATGCCAGAGCATGGTGGCCTGTGTCTCTTCTCCAGCGAAGAGCAATGCCTTGAGCTCTGGGTCCGTGACGGCATCGGTGGATGGGTGGTCAAGAAGGATTTTCCCTTGCTGAATGACTGGATGAAGAAGGTCCGCCGTGCTGAGTGGATGAAGAGGGTACGCGTCTTGGCGGTGAGGGCTGGCTATGTCTACATGGAGTTCTGGTCAATAAGGAAGGCTAATTCCTACTTTCTTGTGTTCAATATGAGAACCAAGAAGATGTCAGTGTTCCCCAACAACGCAGAAGACCCTCATAGAGGTTCTGCATTTCCATTCTTCATGCGCTTGGAGCCTCTGCTTGGACCAGATGAGGATCAGAATGTTCATCTAAATGTTTAA